One part of the Bacteroidia bacterium genome encodes these proteins:
- a CDS encoding DUF2855 family protein, with protein MPHNQILVNKKNILSTQTREIESPSLAPGQVRLKLLKYALTSNNVTYAVTGYRIGYWNFFPVDEEWGIVPVWGFAEVVESGHEGLEVGEKVYGYFPMAEELTVTIGKLNEYGFIDAADHRQALPPIYNYYNRLKSDPTYIEAVEDYIPIIRPLFATSFLNYQFLKEEAFFGVNQIIISSASSKTALGLAYLLHEHQGEHGKQIIGLTSGRNVDFVKGTGFYDAVIEYGNVGEELADEDSLIVDMAGNGKLLQGIDKQLGEKLKFISMIGLTDWQTGVADLGLSQAKFFFAPTYAQKLFKEWGPVKANTAIAQNMGKFISQAKNWIKIQFIEEYGELEKLFVDMAKGKVDPGIGYIVKS; from the coding sequence ATGCCCCACAATCAAATCCTCGTTAATAAAAAGAATATCCTCTCGACGCAAACTCGGGAAATCGAAAGTCCTTCCCTCGCCCCGGGACAGGTTCGTTTGAAACTCCTGAAATATGCACTTACCAGTAATAATGTTACCTATGCGGTGACTGGTTACCGGATCGGTTATTGGAATTTCTTTCCCGTTGATGAGGAGTGGGGCATTGTTCCGGTTTGGGGATTTGCGGAGGTGGTAGAAAGTGGGCATGAGGGCTTGGAAGTTGGCGAAAAAGTATATGGTTATTTTCCCATGGCAGAGGAACTGACGGTTACAATAGGAAAACTTAATGAGTATGGCTTTATAGATGCTGCCGATCACAGGCAGGCTTTGCCTCCCATTTATAACTATTACAATCGGTTAAAGTCTGATCCGACCTATATAGAAGCGGTAGAGGATTATATTCCGATCATCCGTCCCCTTTTCGCAACATCTTTTTTGAATTATCAATTTTTAAAAGAAGAAGCATTCTTTGGGGTAAATCAGATCATCATTAGCAGTGCTTCTTCCAAGACTGCTTTGGGATTAGCTTATCTGCTTCATGAGCATCAGGGAGAACATGGCAAGCAAATCATAGGCCTTACTTCAGGAAGGAATGTGGACTTTGTCAAAGGTACAGGATTCTATGATGCGGTGATTGAGTATGGCAATGTGGGGGAAGAACTGGCAGATGAGGATAGCCTCATTGTGGATATGGCAGGCAATGGAAAGCTTCTACAAGGTATTGACAAACAATTGGGAGAAAAGCTGAAGTTTATTTCGATGATAGGCTTGACTGATTGGCAAACAGGCGTAGCAGATTTAGGCTTATCACAGGCTAAATTTTTCTTTGCACCTACCTATGCCCAGAAACTCTTCAAGGAATGGGGCCCAGTGAAAGCGAATACTGCAATTGCCCAGAATATGGGAAAATTCATTAGCCAGGCAAAGAACTGGATAAAGATCCAATTCATAGAGGAGTATGGCGAATTGGAGAAACTCTTTGTGGATATGGCGAAAGGAAAGGTTGATCCGGGTATTGGCTACATCGTTAAAAGCTAG
- a CDS encoding DUF4476 domain-containing protein, translating to MNKLFSLLFFLGLFPLISPAQNRMLTDVRLVIRQYEGESFCDQPMSELDFEEYKASIARIRSEKLRFEKFRTTVADQCLATPYLFQLMELFTNPSLEYDLLRLGFYYCFDIENYKNLAPYMQGQVYRDRLESFVRERTFSIRADVEGQRELLSPSELRRAVEVLASYNTDQARVATAKEFVRSNNMRAEQFREVVEQVRLNNGKMELLYYGYDYVYDPANYYAAYQELKRRDISKLDKFLEERPRPDEEEYTSSRDLGCTIILSKSEFDTHKRGIISKRFDSERLRFAKTLFDTYCFNVNELGECMEIFKNDADRLELAAYAYRRIYDPWNFYLLGGRFNSEAKAVDLFEAVGK from the coding sequence ATGAATAAATTATTTAGCCTCCTTTTCTTTCTGGGTTTATTCCCTTTGATTTCTCCTGCCCAAAATCGCATGCTTACAGATGTAAGGCTGGTAATCAGGCAATATGAGGGAGAAAGCTTTTGCGATCAGCCCATGTCAGAACTGGACTTTGAGGAATATAAAGCTTCTATCGCAAGGATTCGTTCGGAGAAACTTCGGTTTGAAAAATTCCGAACAACTGTTGCCGATCAATGCCTGGCAACTCCTTATCTTTTCCAATTGATGGAACTCTTTACTAATCCCAGCCTGGAATATGATCTCCTGCGTTTGGGTTTTTATTACTGTTTTGATATCGAGAACTATAAAAACCTGGCTCCCTATATGCAAGGACAGGTTTATCGTGATCGGCTGGAATCATTTGTAAGAGAACGAACTTTTTCCATTCGAGCAGATGTTGAAGGCCAGCGAGAATTGCTCAGTCCTTCTGAGTTAAGAAGAGCTGTAGAAGTTCTGGCTTCCTACAATACGGATCAGGCTCGGGTTGCGACAGCCAAGGAATTTGTCAGAAGTAACAATATGCGAGCGGAACAGTTTCGGGAAGTTGTGGAGCAGGTTCGTTTAAATAATGGCAAAATGGAGCTGCTGTATTATGGCTATGATTATGTTTATGATCCTGCCAATTACTATGCAGCTTATCAGGAATTGAAGCGGAGAGATATTTCGAAGCTCGATAAGTTTCTCGAGGAGCGTCCAAGACCTGATGAAGAAGAATATACCAGCAGTCGCGACCTGGGTTGTACCATCATCCTGAGCAAATCCGAATTTGATACCCATAAGCGCGGCATCATTTCCAAGCGATTTGATTCAGAGCGCCTTCGTTTTGCCAAAACCCTTTTCGATACCTATTGCTTCAATGTCAATGAGCTTGGAGAGTGTATGGAGATTTTTAAGAATGATGCAGATAGACTGGAGCTGGCAGCCTATGCCTACCGAAGGATTTATGATCCCTGGAATTTTTACCTTCTGGGAGGGAGATTTAATTCGGAAGCCAAAGCAGTAGATTTGTTTGAGGCTGTGGGGAAATAA
- a CDS encoding exonuclease domain-containing protein — translation MPNLYSIIDIETTGGNPKVDRITEIAIFLHDGEKVIDSFISLVNPMMPIPDFISRMTGIDNEMVSEAPKFYEIARQVVEMTEGSIFVAHNVRFDYSFIQKEFRQLGYTYSRKQLCTVKLARKLMPGDTSYSLKNLCKRLGITNEASHRAWGDARATTTLFEILLQKEKESFTEELISQELSISKLPPNISKSVVDGLPEETGVYYFLGKNAEILYVGKSNNIRKRIYSHFQGAHKAIRSMQMLDQIHDISYELTGSELIALLLENEEIKRIQPHFNRAQRRKQYKFGVYTRANKKGYLEFYVDPYDEEKYPIAGFSGRAHALSSLKRRGKKYELCPKLYGLEKGPGRCFHHQLHICRGACCGEEHAESYNERVRLAIQEINYGKNNLGDFLIVGEGRNYDERSIVMVQKGLYKGYAYVDASYMQQGLDTLIDSITYKDETPDVQRIIQGYIKKHPKEVVRIS, via the coding sequence ATGCCAAATCTTTATAGCATTATAGACATTGAGACCACAGGTGGCAATCCGAAAGTGGATCGGATCACCGAAATTGCAATTTTTTTGCATGATGGAGAGAAGGTGATTGATTCTTTCATTTCTCTGGTCAATCCGATGATGCCTATTCCGGATTTCATCAGCCGTATGACCGGAATTGACAATGAAATGGTCAGTGAGGCACCCAAGTTCTATGAGATTGCCCGGCAGGTGGTAGAAATGACCGAAGGCTCAATATTCGTCGCTCATAATGTGCGTTTCGACTACAGCTTTATTCAAAAAGAATTTCGGCAGCTGGGCTATACCTATTCCCGCAAACAACTCTGCACGGTCAAGCTGGCCCGCAAGCTTATGCCTGGAGATACTTCGTATAGCCTGAAAAATCTCTGCAAAAGGTTAGGTATCACCAATGAGGCATCTCACCGTGCCTGGGGAGATGCACGTGCGACCACTACGCTTTTTGAGATCTTACTGCAAAAAGAAAAAGAGTCTTTTACCGAAGAGCTCATCAGCCAGGAACTTTCTATTTCCAAACTTCCTCCCAATATCTCCAAATCAGTAGTTGATGGCTTGCCCGAGGAAACCGGTGTCTACTATTTCCTCGGAAAAAATGCCGAAATCCTCTATGTAGGCAAGAGCAATAACATCCGTAAGCGGATTTATTCCCATTTCCAGGGTGCACACAAGGCCATTCGCAGTATGCAAATGCTGGATCAGATACATGATATCAGTTATGAATTGACGGGTAGTGAATTGATCGCCTTATTGTTGGAGAATGAGGAGATAAAACGCATTCAACCTCATTTCAACCGAGCCCAGAGGAGAAAGCAATACAAATTTGGTGTTTACACCCGAGCCAATAAAAAAGGATATCTGGAATTCTATGTAGATCCTTATGACGAAGAAAAGTATCCGATAGCCGGCTTTTCAGGCAGGGCACATGCTTTATCCTCCCTCAAAAGAAGAGGGAAAAAATATGAACTTTGCCCCAAACTATACGGCCTGGAAAAAGGGCCTGGCAGATGCTTTCACCACCAACTGCATATCTGCAGAGGTGCCTGTTGTGGAGAAGAACATGCCGAAAGCTATAATGAACGTGTCCGACTAGCCATACAGGAAATCAACTATGGCAAAAACAATTTGGGAGATTTTCTCATAGTAGGAGAGGGGAGAAATTATGACGAACGCTCAATCGTCATGGTACAAAAAGGACTCTATAAAGGCTATGCATATGTGGATGCCAGCTATATGCAACAGGGCCTTGACACCTTGATCGATTCTATTACGTACAAAGATGAGACACCTGATGTACAGCGAATTATTCAAGGGTATATAAAAAAACACCCCAAAGAAGTCGTCAGGATTTCCTAA
- a CDS encoding NACHT domain-containing protein gives MVRINVSRTKIRFCLLFFIILSGSINGYCQTISKDSLFHLIEIRAKKDIQQGRSLKESIELKELYGEIADDVGISFLQVYEHYENTYTENKPVLSDWDKFLSKPWIFILISTLLVAFGKSLMVRIGNFFSKILEQLYIHFAGYRILRKIALKRYRRSLIKEYSDLKIPFRQGKPLDMADVYVPLKVVGSQNKEFTNAFQALGLDGRITVIGTPGSGKTMLMRHLALKYAREGLKSYKGQPIPILLELHRLSDPATDLETEIIETLARNDFPNAKSFLISGLKKGMFMFLFDGLDEVNQEIRDEVAQQLKDFIQIGPGCRVVVSCRSAVYHGEFADWNDRQLEIVEFDDKQIQNFLLAWKPEMPEGKSVDNLIQNIEERPRIMALARNPLMLTIVAYLYCDTTFILPHSRSEFYQRATDLLLDQWDQYKGNRNKFTTPQKKLVLQALAHFFQDRALNESKDRRSIPLESVLAKIKIILPSLNLPETHAQAILDEIVDRSGLLIKLDAGTRYQFTHLTLQEFFVAQDLKGKGDELIKKFNADPSAWREIVKLWCGLDQDCTKFIQKIIKDYPIVALECLGNAQQIQASVSEKLLNDYIDLLGTLRTDSDAIERGLSTVGADSRPRGKSLFKKLNEIIDGASTSIEKGNAAARVLSMTNLPQAAKVLSNSTKNNQRYRPYLVAMGNLSVPYLVEQAKNGQNWSVEALYKVGTVNSAINLVVLLWSEIDNIKFHAAWALGDLIRDSYVEESLREVVLTVPLDVEIFEWVWKPFQKSANDILGLIVGRVSFLIHSSTDEFTNSLEGSYNIDERLSIPLCIIASQGSKLKNLSDGEGKIVEEKLNIIVSEINPQILKINSREGFSMDSQLVDPQLIAKHIQPLANLFSDFKSWNRLFHCLRPGSQYELVKILSQSDIIPDEEDWKNVFYPTKYKFKKSFEYFGFLFTIFSAFGLMLWQIIGEAKNFYPFSDFSFAMMLCLLGSIGVVLMIYLILKSNLKGMDGSVSALGLLIVIPLVPFMNKQTFQFLDYNFDNYTILIINFIICLAIAVVYFSLESPPIHEFRNNFREFLIYFFPFVILSPLAWFVFDEFFSFELNISSIFCVTSFILFSSLIFYILQKDEDFNINLSSGEDTIIFLVIFLVLEFAGILPLYFLVKRIEELGVINILFFYILLVSVLCYLFIYSGLKKDRRARNPLQKLFHKNSIEKVERRKRFVLGLPYKWAKVVSEKLSN, from the coding sequence ATGGTAAGAATTAATGTAAGTAGAACCAAAATAAGGTTCTGCCTTTTATTTTTTATTATCCTTTCTGGTTCGATAAATGGTTATTGTCAAACCATAAGTAAGGATTCTCTTTTTCATTTAATAGAGATTCGGGCAAAGAAAGATATTCAGCAGGGAAGATCATTAAAAGAGTCGATTGAGTTAAAGGAACTATATGGAGAAATCGCTGATGATGTTGGAATTAGTTTTTTGCAAGTATATGAACACTATGAGAATACTTACACAGAAAATAAACCTGTTCTTAGTGATTGGGATAAATTTTTGTCTAAGCCATGGATTTTTATACTTATATCTACTTTATTAGTTGCTTTTGGGAAATCTTTAATGGTTCGGATAGGAAATTTTTTTAGCAAAATTTTAGAGCAGTTATATATTCATTTTGCTGGCTACCGAATTTTAAGAAAAATTGCTCTAAAGAGATACCGTCGGTCCCTAATCAAGGAATATAGCGATTTAAAGATTCCATTTAGGCAAGGGAAGCCATTAGACATGGCGGATGTTTATGTTCCTCTAAAGGTAGTGGGAAGTCAGAATAAAGAATTTACGAATGCATTTCAGGCTTTGGGATTGGATGGTCGGATAACAGTTATAGGAACACCCGGTTCAGGGAAAACAATGCTTATGAGGCATCTTGCATTGAAATATGCACGGGAGGGGTTAAAAAGCTACAAAGGGCAGCCGATTCCCATTTTATTGGAACTTCATAGACTAAGCGATCCGGCGACAGATTTAGAAACAGAAATAATAGAAACTCTAGCTAGAAATGATTTTCCAAATGCAAAATCCTTTCTTATTTCTGGATTAAAAAAGGGCATGTTTATGTTTCTTTTCGATGGTTTAGATGAGGTGAACCAAGAAATTCGAGATGAAGTTGCTCAACAATTAAAAGATTTTATTCAAATTGGACCTGGATGTAGGGTTGTAGTCTCATGCCGATCCGCGGTATATCATGGAGAGTTTGCAGATTGGAATGATCGGCAATTAGAAATAGTAGAATTTGATGATAAGCAAATTCAGAATTTTTTGTTAGCATGGAAACCTGAAATGCCTGAAGGAAAATCTGTTGATAATCTTATACAAAATATTGAAGAAAGGCCTAGAATAATGGCATTGGCTAGGAACCCCCTAATGCTAACTATAGTTGCTTATCTATACTGTGATACTACCTTCATTTTACCTCATTCCAGATCTGAATTTTATCAGAGGGCCACAGACTTACTTTTAGATCAATGGGATCAATACAAAGGAAACAGAAATAAGTTTACTACTCCTCAGAAAAAGCTTGTTTTACAGGCGTTGGCTCACTTTTTCCAAGATAGAGCATTAAATGAAAGCAAGGACAGAAGAAGTATTCCCCTAGAATCTGTGCTAGCAAAAATAAAGATAATACTTCCTTCATTGAATTTGCCAGAGACACATGCTCAAGCAATTCTTGATGAAATTGTTGATCGGAGCGGTCTCCTTATTAAGCTTGATGCCGGAACTAGATATCAATTTACTCATTTGACTCTGCAAGAGTTTTTTGTTGCACAGGATCTGAAGGGTAAAGGGGATGAACTAATTAAAAAATTCAACGCTGATCCTAGCGCTTGGAGAGAAATTGTAAAGTTATGGTGTGGTCTTGATCAAGATTGCACCAAATTCATCCAAAAAATTATTAAGGATTATCCAATTGTTGCGTTAGAATGTTTAGGGAATGCTCAGCAAATTCAAGCGAGTGTCTCTGAAAAGTTATTGAATGACTATATAGATTTATTAGGGACACTGCGGACTGATTCAGACGCTATTGAAAGAGGACTTTCAACTGTTGGCGCTGATTCACGGCCTCGAGGTAAAAGCTTATTTAAAAAGCTAAATGAAATAATAGATGGAGCCAGTACCTCAATTGAAAAAGGAAATGCTGCTGCTAGGGTTCTATCTATGACAAATTTACCACAAGCGGCAAAAGTATTAAGTAATTCTACTAAGAATAATCAGAGATATAGACCTTATTTAGTTGCGATGGGGAATTTGTCCGTTCCTTATTTAGTTGAGCAAGCAAAAAATGGGCAAAATTGGTCTGTAGAAGCACTATATAAAGTAGGCACAGTAAATTCCGCTATAAACCTAGTTGTATTACTTTGGTCAGAAATTGATAATATTAAATTCCATGCTGCATGGGCATTGGGAGACCTAATTAGGGATTCATATGTTGAAGAATCACTAAGAGAGGTTGTATTGACTGTTCCTTTGGATGTAGAAATATTTGAATGGGTGTGGAAACCATTCCAAAAGTCTGCTAATGACATTCTAGGTCTAATTGTCGGAAGAGTATCTTTTTTAATTCATAGTTCGACAGATGAATTTACAAACTCTCTCGAGGGTTCATATAATATAGACGAAAGATTATCAATCCCTCTATGTATTATAGCTTCTCAGGGCTCAAAATTGAAAAACTTATCTGACGGGGAAGGGAAAATAGTTGAGGAAAAGTTAAATATAATTGTAAGCGAGATAAATCCTCAAATACTAAAGATTAATTCTAGGGAAGGATTTTCAATGGATTCTCAATTAGTTGATCCCCAATTGATTGCAAAACATATTCAACCACTCGCAAATCTTTTTAGTGATTTCAAATCATGGAATAGACTATTTCATTGTCTAAGACCGGGAAGCCAATACGAGCTGGTGAAAATCTTATCTCAGAGCGATATAATACCTGATGAGGAAGATTGGAAGAATGTATTTTACCCAACAAAATATAAATTTAAAAAGAGCTTTGAGTATTTTGGTTTTTTATTCACGATATTTTCGGCCTTTGGACTTATGTTATGGCAAATTATTGGAGAAGCGAAAAATTTCTATCCCTTTTCTGATTTTAGTTTTGCTATGATGCTCTGTCTTTTAGGAAGTATAGGGGTGGTTCTGATGATATATCTTATCCTAAAAAGTAATTTGAAAGGAATGGATGGTTCAGTTAGTGCTCTGGGGCTCCTAATTGTTATTCCTTTGGTTCCATTTATGAATAAACAGACTTTTCAATTTCTAGACTATAATTTTGACAACTACACAATTTTAATAATTAATTTCATAATCTGTCTCGCTATAGCAGTTGTTTATTTTAGCTTAGAATCTCCACCCATTCATGAGTTTCGAAATAATTTCAGAGAATTTTTAATTTATTTTTTCCCCTTTGTAATCTTATCACCTCTAGCTTGGTTTGTATTTGATGAATTTTTCTCTTTTGAACTTAATATATCGAGTATTTTTTGCGTTACATCTTTTATTCTATTTAGTTCATTAATTTTTTATATTCTTCAAAAGGATGAGGATTTTAATATAAATTTATCTTCTGGAGAAGATACTATAATTTTTCTGGTAATATTTTTGGTGTTAGAATTCGCAGGCATTTTACCTCTTTATTTTTTAGTAAAAAGGATTGAGGAATTAGGCGTGATCAATATATTATTCTTTTATATACTATTGGTCTCTGTTCTCTGTTATTTATTTATTTATTCTGGCCTAAAAAAAGACCGACGAGCAAGAAACCCTCTACAAAAACTTTTTCATAAAAATTCTATTGAAAAGGTTGAGAGAAGAAAAAGATTTGTATTAGGACTGCCTTACAAATGGGCAAAAGTGGTCTCCGAAAAGTTATCAAATTAG